From the Triticum urartu cultivar G1812 chromosome 4, Tu2.1, whole genome shotgun sequence genome, the window atatttgtcatttttgccatgattattgtgtgcatgatatgcccaggtgctctacatgtgttttgttatatgttttgccatctatccagaggtgcaacccatgtatttttgtgatgcgtgtggtgactagcacaagcttgcaaagtgaggcatttgttaatgctgatttcagggacttagcatttccactaagtccttggactgtttatctcatatggccatatgttcatgttgtttcctagtgatccgtgcctcttttgaggatgatcagtaaggatgttttgttaatcttgtagtgctctatccatccgtgtatttttttgcaattatggatcaccctagcttgagtcaatcgagctctacttttgtcatttcgtgaatctgggcagattgtctacttgttagcaatttggccgaggatgttgtagttgatccgtgcatgctatgctattgttctcgccatgtctagcttgtattttgtgcattcttgatgggtgtatgcttatattgtcatgacttgctctgtaatgagtgcatcgagctcgtaaacatgcctacttgatatctgtttcagcatgctccagttttcactaagtctgagaactgattatgttttttgccatgttcacatgcttgcaaatgtattttctgatcctttttggctcaaggtcactaagggacttttgttaagctctttgagtatctccatgccatgctttactttgccatgttcaggtcctgtagcatatagttttcatgctccaaagagggctatctgatctgaaattccagacaagtgttaatttcactaagtctgagatctatttaccaaatgcatttttccATTCTTGTTTGatcctgttaatggatgaattggttgtagctcagtgctagacttttgttaagcttcatgaatggattcctgccatgtattttgatgccatgtttgagtgttgtagcatgttcatcttgttgcatttagatggctacttgctgtaaatcgcagaacgtggtcatatttgaatcgcttaccatttccaaatcgtaactctgattccggtgttctttatatcgttttcaagcgatttcatctcatctttccagtggcatacttggatttccaagttgaggccaggttcatgcattacTTGTCCGTTCTttcatatgcatcccgcatcgcatcccgcatagcataccatctttgcatcatgttgtttgagtttgcacgtggttgattgtgctccgtttgctggtttgtcttgtttgggtagagccgggagacgagttcgctaacaaggagcccgttgagtttgctttcgaggatccagtcaactctgacaactttgcaggcaagatgatcataccctcgaaatcactactatctttgctttgctagatgctcgctcttttgctatgcctatgcttcgatgactaccacttgcttatcgtacctcccaaattgccatgtcaagcctctaacccaccatgtcctagcaaaccgttggttggctatgttaccgctttgctcagcccctcttatagcgttgctagttgcaggtgaagattggagaccgttccttgttggaacattatttacttgttgggatatcattatattgccatgttatcttaatgcatctatatacttggtaaagggtggaaggctcggcctctcgcctagtgttttgttccactcttgccgccctagtttccgtcatatcggtgttatgttcccggattttgcgttccttatgcggttgggttataatgggaaccccttgatagttcaccttgattaaagcttttccagcaatgcccaaccttggttttaccatttgccacctagcctctttttcccttgggtttccagagcccgagggtcatcttattttaaccccccccccccggggccagtgctcctctgagtgttggtccgaaccaggcagcttgcggggccacctcggggaaactcgagggttggttttactcgtagcttgatctatctgagtgtgccctgagaacgagatatgtgcagctcctatcgggatttgtcggcacattcgggcggtgttgctggatttgttttaacctgtcgaagtgtcttgaagaaccgggataccgagtctgatcggaacgtctcgggaggaggtctattccttcgttgaccgtgagagcttgtcatgggctaagttgggaccccctgcagggatttgaactttcgaaagccgtgcccgcggttatgggcagatgggaatttgttaatgtccggttgtagataacttgaaccttaacttaattaaaatgaatcaacggtgtgagttaccgtgatggtctcttctcggcggagtccgggaagcgaacacggtgttggagtaatgcttgccgcaggatgctctctagtttctcgctcgcgctttgcctcctcttctcgctctcttttgcgaacaggatagccaccatatatgctagccgcttgctgcagctccacatatattaccttgccttacctattaagcttaaatagtcttgatcgcgagggtgcgagattgctgagtccttgtggctcacagattactattaaaccagatacagggcctgatgattccgttccagatgacgcgcttgagctcaagtgggagttcgacgaggactcacaacgatactacgtgtctttccctgatgatcagtagtggtgcccagttggggtgatcgggaccgtgtcgcatattgggttatcttttattttggcgccgtagtcgagccatgagtgttttgaatgttgtaatgctagttatgtacttgattgacgtggcgagtgtaagccaactatgtttctcccctttattatttacattacatgggatgttgtgaagattgcctagcttgcgacattgctttcaatgcggttatgtctctaagtcatgcctcgacacgtgggagctatagccgcatcgagggcgttacatcctTACAATGCTCGCCTCAACCTCTGTTATCAAAAATTGCAGAAGAGTCACTTCTAATTGTAGAGCACTAAAGTTGACATAATTCATGGTCTTGCTTATATCCAAGTGTCAATTTTGATGTTTCCAGTTCTGAGGCAAATGAAAAATTAAGATTGAATAAGAATAAGTCAAACACAAAGTCGAAGATGTGTCTGCTGCACATTGTATAATCGGTGATGTATATCAGGTCATCGCTACCCATCTCATGATGATTTACTACCGGAGCCCTAGAAAGAGTGAAAGCTCGTCACTATTTGTACTTGCACTTACATAACAAAAGTGAATGTAAAAGTTATAAATAGCGGAAAATGCAAGAGAGAGTGGGATTACTATAGGCTTAGAGACAACATGCCAACAAATTAATTGCCATGCCCTCTTTTGATCCTTGATGCGGCCATAAACAGTGAAAGCCACATGGCATGATATTTTTAAACTGAACTGAGCATCCGACAGTTCGTCAACAAATAATTCTTGAGCCAACCAAATTTATGTCATTACTGAAACAACACATGCACACCAAAATCCAACCATCCATGAGAACTAGAGAAGTAGCAAAtgtttttttgtatttctcacaTGACAAAGATCACCATCTGATTGTGTCTTGTAATCAATACCCCAACATTGCCTTATGATGCTTATACTACTTAATGGTAAGACCTATTCCCATTGCGCATTAGATAGTGCCCTCTTGCATCCGGTGTGATATTTTATCAAAGAAAGATCAAGCATGCAAGCATTACTGGTAAACAAAAAAGTTCATAAAGATATGGTATTCCTTCACAGAAGCCGTGCGCCTGGTTTTTCAAATATGCAAGTAATAGACATGCAAAAACTGATCACTCAGCAGCAAAACTTTATAGGAAATGAGATTTATGGTTGATTTATTCTACTATACTGGCTGGAGAACTTCACCAAAGGAATATATAACACGTGAAACATTGAATACAAGTTAGAATCGAAGAAGGCATCTTAGACTTCATACAATGTATTTTTTGTAAAGGTATACTTCATATCAATAAGTTTGAGCGGCTACCTAATACTTGGTTTCCTGAATTCTTAATGTATCCATTTGCAAGCATCTAACAGGTGCTGCTGTTCCAGCTTAGAAAGCCTCAAAATGTTCACCTTTGCTCAAATAAAAAGAATGCATACTACGATACATCATTCTGGAATTCAATTAGTCAATCAATATTTATTCTCAATTTGGAACAGAATTACAAATAGAGGGCAGGAAACTAAAAAACTCACCACCAGCTGCTACTGTCGGATTGTCGTTTGCTTCAAAAACCAATTAGGAACAGAATTACAGATAGGGGACAGGAAACTCAAAAAATTCGATACGGCATGCTTGACCCCATAGATGACATAGTTGCTCGCAGACTTGACATTGCCATTCTTAAATATGATAGTGTTGTCGTTCCTGGATACAACATTGTTCCTTCTAGATCTAACAATGTTGTTGGTCCTAGTTATGACATTTGGGAGATGCTTAAGTTGTTGGTCCTAGTTGATAAATTTGTGTTTTAACTTGGAATTTAACATGTCTGTAGAAAGCATCTCTTCGACATATAGTGTATTTTATAGCATTTTTAAAAATTTCAAAATATAGTATCAACCTGGTTTTCACTGGTTTCTGCGTGGCTGCAGCAGCTCTGGAGCTCATATGAATATGCGTGGCTGTAGCAGCTCTGGAGCTGATATGAATATGATGGATAGTGATTGATCGTAATACTTCTACTGCTGCTATCTTGTTTTGGTGTATGGATCAAAGCAAAGTACAAAGCAAACAACACCACCCAGGTCGCAAGGAATAATCTAATCTAATTAATATATTAGAGATCAGAGCTCAAATAATTAAAACAAACAAACCACTCAAGATCGCGTCTTCTCGATACACAATAAAACTTAACATACAAACCAAACCATACTATTACAATACATATACTCACTACAACTTATACGAGGCATAGGGCACATCTTGTGTGGCAACTTATGTACCTTATTTATTGAACCATCTCATCGGCCTCGGATACTAGGCATAATCTCTCCCCCTCCCTCCTCTCTCTTATAAAATCATTAACCTCATGTTATTACTTTGTTGTTTCCAGACACAATATGGTTCATCCCAGATACAACATTGTTGCTCCCAGATACGACATTGTTACTCCCCGATACAACATGGTTGATCCCAGATACGCCATTGTTGAACCCAGATACCACACTACTTCTCCCAGTTACGCCATGCCTACTCCCGGATACAACATGCTTGCTCCCAGATACGACATGGTTGTTCCCAGATACCGTGTTCCCATCCCCATATATAGCATGGTTGTTCCCAGATACAGTGTTTTCATCCCCAAATATGACTGTGTTGTCATTCCCCGATAAAACATTGTTGCTCCCAGATGTTACAAAGTTGTTGGTCCCTGTGATGACATTTGGGAGGTCGTTAAGTCGCCGTCCGAGTGTGCTTCTGTTATGCTTCACATACGATGGAATGTTAGTGAAAACCATGCCCGGTGAACGCCCATCAGGGGCGAGCCCCTTTAGCAGTGCCAAACTCTTAGGTGCATCGCCAACCAATGAATTGTTTGAGAGATCCAAGTAGCAAAGGTGGTGAAGCTCACCAATCCACGATGGGATGGTGCCCACCAATTGGTTGCCAGACAAATCAAGCACCTCCATTTTCTTGCATTGAGACAACCATTCCGGAACCCTGCCCTTGAGAGCACAATCACCAAGGGCCAGCACCTCGAGGCTCTTGAACCCGCCAATAATACCATCGCCTAGTAGCTCCTCACCACCGAAATTCTTGGTGAGAATCAGCGTGGCGAGGTTCTGGCACCCACGCAACACGGTGAGTACCCCTGAGATGTTTTGAAAGTTGTTGGAGCCAAGGTCGAGCTCCTCGAGCCGCGCAAGGCCTGCAAGGGAGGTTCCTGGGATGGGCCCCACAAGGCCGCGCCTGGGGAGGCGCAGTGCCGTGACACGGCCACTGGCGGCATCACAGCTCACACCTTCCCAGCTGCAGCATGCGGCGCCGAACCACGTGGCCCGGAGGAGGACACCCCCGCCGCTGAGGTTCCCAGCAAAGTCCTGCAGTGCATGAAGGTCGTCGGGGTGGCACGAAGTCGCGTGCGCCTCGGGCAAGAGaaatgccaagaagaagatggggAGGAGCAGTAGGCAGCATTTGGCCATGGGATTCATTGAGGTCGAGTGAGTGATTGGCAAGTGCTCTCTCTTGGTGTTGTACAAACTGCTAGGGTGATGAATGGTGTCTTATAGGGTGTGCGTTGCAGCAAGTGGTAGTGAGTGGCCAGGCCACGTACTACTTCAAGTAAGTGCCCGCCACACTTGATTTTGATTTTGGTGCTTGAAGATCTTTTTCTTTCGATGCTTGAAGATCTTTTTTTTTTCGATGCTTGAAGATCTGTGTCGACTCTTGAGTGAAATTTGTGGGTGGCAGCTCCTCTTCCTCATCTAGCTTATATTTACTTGTTTGTGGCCCATTCATGTTTGTCGACTCTTCTTCTTATCTTAAGCTGGCCGACTACTGATGCAAGGATTTGTTTTTCTTATATCAACTTGTTCAAACGCGTCACCTTCCTCCTAATTGAAATTATTAATGTGCAACAGACGATGAATAGATTGAATGTTTCTTCTCGAACAAAAAAGTCCACCGAGAGTTAGCACTCGACCGGTAGCCGGCCCGTTGCGTTTGGCCACATTATCCGAGGTAGGTAGGTGATTGCGGAACATTTGCTACAAAAAGATCTTGATCTTGAGGGGAATGCCAGCCTTCCACAGCCCCCTAGCCATATCTAGCCCATTCCCCTCCGTAAGTTTCTCATATAAGGATTTAACCGAGAATTTACGAGAAGCCGTAAGCCTCCAAGCAATCTGATCATGGTCCTGACTGAGACTCCACCCCTCGAGCTCAGCAACCAGTGTATCCCAAGCCGTCGCCTCTCCCGCTTCCAGAGGTCTGAAGAAGGAGATCGCCGGAGGGTGCACTCTAAGGGCGTCAGCGACCATAATGTCCGTGTCCGTGGCAAGCTGATACAACTCCGGGTGTGATTGCCACAGCGGAGTTTGCCCCTTCCAGCAGTCCAGCCAAAAGCGCGTGGACTTGCCGTTGTTGACTGCAAACTGGGCCCCAACCGCAAACGCCGGCCTTACCGCTTGAAAGTCATTCCAAAAGAAGATCCCTTGGGCTTGGCCGTAAAAAGGTTGCTGTCCGGGAAGTACTTAGCCCGGAGAATGTCTGCCCAGAGACCCTTCTCATTTTGGGCAAGGCGCCACCACCATTTAGTGAGTAGTGCTATGTTCATAAGCTTCGAATTCGTGATCCCCAAACCACCAAACTTCTTTGGTCTGCACACCACAGCCCACTTCACCAAGTGGTATTTGCGTTTCGTCCTGGTTCCTTCCTAAAAGAACCGGGCGCGCGGCGTGTCCAGCTTGGCGTGCACACCATCGGCTAGGAGGAACATGCCCATAGTAAAGATGGGCAAGGAAGATAAGCTAGAATTGGTCAAAATTAACCTAGTCGCGGAAGACATGAACCTCCCTCTCCACGGACTAACCCGATTCACCACTTTGCTGTAAAGTGGCGCCCATTCGGCAATTGTCAAGTTCTTATGGTTTATTGGGAGCCCTAAGTATTTGATCGGGAGTTTCCCAATCTTACAATTGAGCAAGTTTGCGACTCTCCGTCCTTCGTGGTCATCCATCCCTATGGTGATCACTTCGCTTTTGAGAAAATTAATCTTAAGGCCCGATAGAATCTCAAAAGCAATCAGAAGTAACTTAATCGTGGCAATGCTATGGTCGTCTGGCTCGAATAACAACATCGTGTCATCCGCGTATTGCAGATGGGTCACGCCGCCGGGGATGAGGTGAGTGATTAACCATTTGATATGCCCCGCAGCCCTGGCTTTGCTAATCAAAGCCGCTAAGGCATCCGCAACAAAATTAAAGATCAAAGGAGAGCTAGGGTCTCCCTGCCTAAGGCCGCGTTTGTTGCGAAAGAAGTTGCCCATTTCACCATTGATAGTCACCGTCGTGTGTCCACTACTCACGAGGTGCATGATACGATGGACAAAACCCACATCAAAACCCTTTTTGATGAGGACCTCACGCACAAACTCCCAGTTCACGCGATCGTATGCCTTCTCGAAATCTAACTTAAGGAGAATGCCTCTAGACTTGGTACGTTTTAGCTCATGAACGATTTCGAGCAGCGCTAAAGGCCCTTCCAGAATGTTATGCTGCTTGAGGAAACCGGATTGACTAGGGCTAATCACCCGTTGAGCCACGGGCGCCAAGCGGGAGGCATAGGCTTTTGCACAAATCTTGAAAGGGACATTTATCAGAGTGATAGGCCGAAACAACTTAATGTCGTCGTCCCCTTTAACCTTGGGGATCAGATTGATAGCCCCGTAGTTTAGTCTCGACAGGTCGACGATACCTAATGCGAAGCCGTTCACGATGTCGTAGAAAAGATGTTTGAGCATAGGCCAGAATTTTTTGAAAAATTCCACCGGCCATCCGTCCGGACCGGGCGCCATGCCCATTTTCATATCGTGTAAGGTGCTATCAATTTCCTCCGGAAGGAAAGAGAGGACGAGCCCATCGTTCTCCTCCTGTGGGACCCGTTCGGCAGGGTCCCATAGGTCATCCCGGAGGCCAAGAACTTTCTCCTCGGCCGTTCCCAACAGACCGATGAAGAACTCGTAAATGTGGGCCACAATGAGCTCGTTCGTAAGTAAGAGCCCATGATCGGATTGTAATCTAAGGATCGTACTTTTGCGTTTCCTACCGTTAGCGTAAGCATGAAAATAGCCGGTATTAGTGTCTCCTTTGGTGACCCACTTGATCCCTCCCCTGCGACGCCAATATTCCTCTTCAGCCCGGAGGATGGCCAGGACTTGGCGTTCCAAGTCGTAACGTAAGGCCCATTCTCCCTCCGAGAAGGGCCGCGGGTCGGCCTCCAAGTCAAGTGCAGCAATTGCCTCAATAATTTGAGCCCGCTCCCTCTTGGATTCACTGCCATGGTTAGCCCCCAACCACGCAGAAAAGCCCGGAGTTTTCTAGCCGCCGTGTTCCAGCACTCTGCCGGTCCCCGTTGCGGCCCTAGCTGGTTGCAGATCATATCCCAACGATCCGACACCATCTGTGCAAACCCCGCGGACTCAAACCATGTCGTTTCGAAGTAGAATCGAGGGCTACGTCTAATATATTCCTCCCCAGAGGAAAATATCAACGGAACATGGTCCGAGCCGATTCTAGTTTCAGCAACCAATGTGCATAGGGGAAATAAGACCTTCCATTCAGGGGTAAAAAATACCCTATCCAACACACTCCGGACCAGGCACAACTGCTTGTTTGTCCAGGTATATCTCGCACCGGTCTAAGCTGCCTCCCGCAGCACCGATGCCGCGATGGTAGCATTGAACATGGACACCCGAGTCCAGTCAATGTTGGCGTTGCTTTTGTCCGCACCCGAGCGAATTAGATTGAAGTCCCCACCTACTATAAGGGGCAGATTGATAGCGCGTTTGGCCCCTACCAAATTAGCTAATTCATGTAAGAAATTTGCAGAGCGCGAATGGTCTGCAGGCCCGTAAACGCACACCACCACCCACGAAAGGCCCGAGACACGGTGTCTAATGGTAGCAGAAAGAAAAAATACACCAACATCCCATTGCAATACATCACAGATATCATTATTACAGCCCATTAAGATACCACCCAAGTGACCCGACGAGGGCACCCAGTGCCAAGAGAAACGCTGCAAAGGGTCGAATGCCAAAAGATCAGAAGTCAGCTTTGATCGTTTCCTGTAACGCTACCACATCTATCCTCTCTTTGGCAATATATTCCTTGAGTTGCGTACGCCTCCTGGCCACAACCACGGATGTTCCAGAAAAGATAACGCATCTAAATAATACGATTGCGAAGGCGCACCCCCTTGGATGTCACCGCTTTCGCCACTCGCTTCCGCGCCGGAATCTGGCTGGAAGAAGGAAGAACAGAGGCCTCCGTAGCCTCTGTCTCCTCATTGGGCTCTGCCTCACTACCAGCCGCAACCGGTACGATGGCACTTCGGTTCGGGTCGACACAGCGTGCAGCCGCTGCCGCAAGCATGGCATGTGCTTCCTCCCGTGCACGAACCAGCGAAATAATCTCGCTACAAGGATCGCTAATCGCCACGCCACTATCGTCCAAAATGCTAGCAAGCTGATCATCCGTAAAAGCATTCAAGATACGATAAGAGGGTAAGGGGTTACCTGCAGCCTCCAGGTTCTTGTCAGCGAGCCGCAGCTTGGCGCTTTCCATCGACGTTAGCTCTCCTAGCTTGGCCTTGGCGCGGACGCTGGGAGCCCGCTGCGTCACCGGAGTAGCCTTGGAGCGCCTGGCCTTGCTACCCACTTGTGCCATGCCCAACGTCGCCCCTAGCTCGCCACCCAGAGTCGCCACCGCCACCAACACCACGTTCTCGGAGACCGGCTTCCTCCCAGCCGTCTTCTTAGCCTGACGCCTCGCACTGTTGGAACCACGCTTGTTGGCAGGGGTCAGGTCGGAGTCCACAACGCATCTAGAATCGGCCCCCGGTGCCACAACAAGAGTTGACGGCGGGTCCGCAACCACAATGGCCCCAACCACCTCCTGAGTCTCCGTCTGCGCCAGCTACAGGGCCGAGATGTTGGATCCATACTCGTCAAAGGACAGCGCCAGGGATCTGGCCAGTGGTGGAACAATCACCGCCGTATCCTGGGTCGCCACTCCCAAGGCACCCGAATCAGTGGAAATCGCACCCAGCTTGTCCCAAGTCTCCGTGTCTATAGAATAATCATGTTGGCTGTCATCTCCTTCTTCTCCCGTGTCCTGCATCTTGGTGTCGCCATCAGAAGCCTTGGCAGGCGCCCGAGCCTCGCCCTGAGGTTCAAGACCAGGGGCCGCCCCCTTGGGCAGGGTGCTACCCGAGGGCCGTGCGCCACCATTGCCAGGTGGGTCTTTTGGCGGGGTTGGGAGGATCAGAGACATTCATCGCACGGTCTCCCCCATGCTTGGGCAAAACCTCACGTTCCACCTTGATCTGGTAACCTTCATGATTGAACCACACTTCCACAAATCCATTCAATTTCTCCGGAGCTTTGCAAGCTAACTTCATCCTCACAGGCCCCAACCTGATGAGGGACAGTTCATCCACCACAATCGGGCGACCTAGCATCCGGAACCCTTCCTTGATGCGGTCCTCACGCCTGTGTTTCTTTGGAATGCCATGCAACCGAACCCAAGTCTCTGGCATGGCCATCAGCTGCAGCTCCTCGTGTAGCATATCCCGGACCGAGGCCGTGATGTCGTTGATCGAGAGGAAAAGCTTCCCACTAGTTTTTGCCATGTGCAGAAGATCTGCTGAAGGAAAGACCACCAAGAAATCGTTGTCGCCCACCTGAGTAATTTGCCAATCCCAAGATCCGGTCACCATGTGTTGCAGCTCCTGCTTGAGGATGCGGAGATTGAGCCTCCCTGGCTCAGCAGATAGGATGGCCGCATTCTCAATCCGAGCGTCCACAGGCAGCTCGCCCTCGGCCTCCTTGTCGAACTCCAAGCAGAAGAAATCCTCGCCGGAGATGGCGCTCCCCATGATCTGTAATTGCAGCTGTCGACCCCTCGTCGGGCAGTGCGCATACGCATGGCCCTCCTCCTTACACAGCACACAAAGGGGAGGGAACTTGCACTTGGACTGGTAGTGCCCGAGGCGTCCGCACTTGAAGCACTCCACGTCGGGCACCTCTTCCACCGGAATGGGTTCCTCCGCCGTGCCCTTGGAGGAGGAGGGAAAACATACCGCTAATGGGTCTGCAGCCGCCCGCGGCTTCTTGGCCATCGGGTCACCATGGCCCCCCACCACAGTATGGATGTGCCTCCGGCTTCCTCTCGAGCTCACGCCGTCGCTGGTTgaccttcttcttctttctttctttcctgCTGCTGGTTCCACCACGAGGGAGGAGGACCCCAATCCCCCTTGTGCCCGTCATGGTCACGGGAACCGCCGCGCTCGGCCCTGACCTCCCGACCATCCGCACGCTCCCGCATCGCGCGCTTTGCCTTGTCTCGCAGCTCACGCTCACGGCGCCGCTCCGCCTTCGGATCTGAGACCTCCATGGGGCGCTTGTCCGCACGCCGATCTCCCATCACCACCGCCGCGAAGGATTtgtggagagggggaggggagTGAGATCTGGAGGGTGCGGGCGGAGTGAGCGAGGCGCCGCACCTCACTAGCAGTGGCTGGAAACCCTAAACTAGGGTCCAGACAGCCGCGTCTCAACCATATATAGCCAGAGACAGGGCGTGAGGCAGGCCGAGGCGTCCCGGGCCTTGGGGGCCCATGAGGAAACACAACCAGGTCTAACTCCGGTCCCGTCCCGACAAACACGCCCGACCCAAGACAAGAGGAGCCAGCCGGCCCAGGCCCAACCGAACACGGCCCGACCGAACCAACCCTAGGTACCAGTGGGGACCGCGGTCTCGTCCGACcacccgacgccgccgccgccggcgcaGGGGACGGAGGGGCCGGCAGGCACGGCCAGTCCTCCCTGGACGGCACTGCCCTGTCCACCACCAGGCTTGCCGCCGCCATGATCTGATGTGTCGAGCCGCTGTTGATGCTACCCCCTCGCTTGCGACCGCGCACCGCACCGCCGAAGGTTGCCAAATGCGCAGAGCCATGGCCCTGGAACCGCGCCCTCCCGGCACAAAGCGCCGCCCTCGCTCCGCTCACAGGCCGCGTGCGTCTGCCGCGAAGGCCACAAAGTCGCCGATCGACGGACCCGCCGGCACCGCACGCATCTGCACCACGTGATCGTCCCCCTCGTCTTCATCTTCCGATTCCGCCGCCGATAACGCCCAAAAGCGATTGCGGTAGGCCCCAACCCCCGCCGGCGACGAACCAGCACGCACAGCCGACGAGCGCGCCCGAGGCGACCACGCCCCGCGGCGAACCAAGGTCCAACCCTCCGGTGATGCCCCTCCCGCAGCACGCACCGGCGAAAGCACGCGGTCGCCAACGCAGTCGCCAGTCCGTACCCCTAACGGTTCACTCATTTCGAACTCCCTTTGTACATTTGATCACCATTGCCGTTCTGAAATATGACAGTGTTGTCGTTCCTGGATACGACATTATTGCGTCCAGATCTGACAACGTTGTTGGTCCTAGTTACTGTATGACATTTGGGTGATGGTTAAGTTGTTGGTCCTAGTTGATAAATTTGTATTGTATTTGAACTTGGAATTTAACATGTCTATATAAAGCATCTCTTTGACATGCAACATTTTTTATAGCTTCAAAACTTCAAAAGATAGTTTCAACGTGGATATTCTCTCGGCGCGGCTGTCATAGTTATCTTTGATTTGTAATTTGCATTCGACCAGACGGCCAAAGACGTGTG encodes:
- the LOC125554456 gene encoding phytosulfokine receptor 2-like, yielding MNPMAKCCLLLLPIFFLAFLLPEAHATSCHPDDLHALQDFAGNLSGGGVLLRATWFGAACCSWEGVSCDAASGRVTALRLPRRGLVGPIPGTSLAGLARLEELDLGSNNFQNISGVLTVLRGCQNLATLILTKNFGGEELLGDGIIGGFKSLEVLALGDCALKGRVPEWLSQCKKMEVLDLSGNQLVGTIPSWIGELHHLCYLDLSNNSLVGDAPKSLALLKGLAPDGRSPGMVFTNIPSYVKHNRSTLGRRLNDLPNVITGTNNFVTSGSNNVLSGNDNTVIFGDENTVSGNNHAIYGDGNTVSGNNHVVSGSKHVVSGSRHGVTGRSSVVSGFNNGVSGINHVVSGSNNVVSGSNNVVSGMNHIVSGNNKVIT